Sequence from the Candidatus Thermoplasmatota archaeon genome:
CGATCCGCGCGTCGCGGACGCGCGCCCGCACGCGGGCCAGCGGGCAAGCGCCGAGAACCTCAGGAAGCTCGTGGCGGGAAGCCCCCTCATCGCGAGCCACGAGGGCTGCCACCGGGTGCAGGACGCGTACTCGCTGCGCTGCATGCCCCAGGTGTTCGGCGCCGTGCGCGGCGTCCTCGCGCACGCGCGCGAGGTGCTCGCGGTCGAGATGAACAGCGCGACCGACAACCCGCTCGTGTTTCCGGACGGCGGGGACGAGGTCGTTTCGAACGGCAACTTCCACGGCGAACCCCTCGCGCTCCTCGCGAGCTACCTCGCGACCGCCTTCAGCGAGATCGCGGCGATGAGCGAGCGCCGGACGGCGCGCCTCGTCGATCCCCGCCTCTCCGAGGGGCTTCCCGCCTTCCTCGCGCGCGACCCCGGCCTCTCGAGCGGCCTCATGATCCCCCAATACGTCGCCGTGGCCCTCGCGCTCGAGACGCAGGCGAACGCGTTCCCGGCGGTGCTCCTGAACGCGCCCACGAGCGCGAACCAGGAGGACCACAACTCGAACGGGCTCGTGGGCAGCCTCCAGGCGCGCGCCGCCCTCGACCGCGCGCGGCTCGTCGTCGCGATCGAGCTCGTGACCGCGGCCGAGGCCGCAGACCTGCGCGCGCCCCTCGCGCTCGCCCCCGCGACGGGCGCGGCCCACGCCGCGCTGCGCGCCGTCGTGCCGCCGCTCGACCGCGACCGGGTCCTGGCGCACGACCTCCTCGCGGCCGCCCGCCTCGTCGAGGACGGGTCCCTTGTTTCGGCCGCCGAGGCCCGAACCGGCCCCCTGCATTGAGCCGGGGCCCCCCGGACGCGTCAACGCCCCCGTAATCTACTTATGAGGCCACGCCCACTCGGCGACCCTGGGACTGGGAGGTTCCACCCTTGGGGAGCGTCCACACCGCCGTCCGCCTCGTGCTCGTCGCCGCGCTCGTCGCGCCCGTTCTTGCCGCCGCCCTCGTCGAAGGCCAGGTCGAGGACGTCGCAAGCGAGCGGACCCGCAAGACCACGCACGTCAAGTTCTACGGGCACGTCTTCGGCGCGGGCCTCGACACGCCGATGCCCGCGAACGCGCAGCCGACGGACGGCGAGAGCAACTACGGTCTCGGCTTCTTCGGCAAGTGCGTGCAGGGCGTCTACTACCAGGGCCTCGCGCCCGACGTCCAGGAAGGCTACCCGAAGACGAACGTCGACTGCGACCGGGGCGACACGCTGAACAAGCTCGCGCTCTTCTCGTCCGCGGGCTTCGTGGACGTGAAGAGCCGCAACCTCTTCCTCTCGCAGGGCGACTACACGCTCTTCCACAACGAGCGCGGCAACACGAAGGACATCGTCCTCGACACGACCCAGGACGTGACCGCGAGCGTCTATCTCTCCCTCGACGCCCACTCGTGGCTCGTCGGCAGCGTCGCGGGCGGATCGAACGAGACGAACTGCCCCTACTACAATCCGCCGGACACGGGCTGTCTCTACCCCTATTGGGGCTGGGACCCGGCCGCGTGGCCGAACTACGAGGTGCGGGCGACCCTCTACGCCGCCGTCCTCGGGGACCACGGGTCCGACCCTTCGGTCGCGCCCCCCATCCGGGAAGCGATCGAATCCGGGAAAGCGCGCGTTCTCGCCGAAGGCAAGAAGCGCATCGACAACGTGATGAACGGCCTGCCGAACGCGCCGAACGTCCTCAAGTTCGAGGTCAACCTCGGCCCGCCCCAATCGCCGGTGGTCGAGCGCGAAGAAAGCTTCTTCCTCGTCTATTCGTGGTACACGGTCGGCCCCGACGGCAAGCCCTTCAACCACGACAACTGGCGCCTCTGGGCGGGCGAATACTACCCGCCCACCTTCACGCTCCCCGTGAAGAACGCCTTCGACGTCGAGCTCGTCGTTCCGCGCTTCCTCCACGGGAAGCTCGCGATCCTCGGCCTCATCTCGACGCCGTGGGGATCCTATGACGTCGATCCGCGCGAAACGAAGCTCGTCGTGGAATCGGATCGTGGCGAGATCATCGTGCCCGAGAGGGTCCTCGTCTACAGCGACTTCTTCACCGGCCACGGGGCGCACTACAAGCCCGTGAACGTGACCTACATCTGGGATTACGTCTCGGACGGGCTCAAGCCGGGCCTGTACCGCGCGACCGTCTCCGCGAAGAATTATCAGCATTCGGCCTCGGCCGCCTGCAGCGCCACCTTCACGATCGCGAAGGACGGCTCGGCGGGCGACGTCACCGTGGGCCGCTGCGGGCTCTCGACGGAGGCGTTCCTCGCGACCGGCCCCGCGACTTCGGCGGGCGGTGGCGAGGCCGGGCCGGAGAACGGTCGCGGCCGCGCGGCGCCCCCGCCCCGCGGGCTCCTGCCCGTCGACGCCGCGAAGGGGGTCCTCTGATGAGCCGCATCCTCCTTGCGCTCGTCCTCGCGGCCTCCGCCGCGAGCGCGGGCTGCTTCGGACTCTTCGGCGCCGAACCCGTCGAGAAGGCCGCGATCGACGAGGGCGTCGGCGCGCTCACGAACGACACGGAAGCGAAGCTCGCGGAGCGCGTCGCCCCCGTGCCCCGCACGTTCACGTTCCCGGGTCAGGTCGCCCTCCCCTCGCGAACGCTCTGGAAGAACTGGACGCTCGACGCCTCGGCCGCGACCGCCTATGCGGACCGCAACAATCGCGGCGGCAACTTCTACGGCGGCGTCGTCCACAAGGAGGACGTGGCGGGCTACATCCCGCCGGGCCAGCCCGTCGAGATGCGCGTCAAGCTCTTCGCGGTCATGGGCCCCGGTTCGTCGGCCGCGATCAACGTCTACGCGAACGTGCCCGGAACGATGCTCTTCGAGGATCCGTCCGACGAAGACGAATTCAATTGGAAGTACACGGCGAAGAGCCACACGATCAACACGATCGGCGTCGCGGGCGAGCCGCACGAGGTCGGGATCATCGTCCACAACGGGCGCATCGCGCCCGGAAGCTCGCTCTCCGTCACCGTGCGGGTCGATTTCGAGTACGTCGCCGACGTCCTCACGCCCTACCATCCGTGGGCGTTCCAGGTCCCCGCGAACGCGACCGGCATCACCGTCACGAGCGTGAAGGCGGGCGGTCCCGAGCACGTGAAGTCGAAGTTCATCCTCGTCGGCCCCGACGACGACCTCGTCGCGACGATGGAGTACAACGACATCGCGCTCGAATCCGGGAGCGCGTTCATCCCCGTGAAGTCGGGCGGCGAGCACGTCCTCTACGCCTACACGATGGAAGGCGGCTTCCTTTCCCTCGCGACCGACGTGGGTCTCGCCACCCGCGAGGCGCGGCCGCTTCCGCTCGCGATCGAGCGCGTCGTCGACAAGGCCGGACCCGCGCCCGGCGTCGTCGAACGCGACTGGGGCCGCGGCATCTCCGACCGCGCCGTCGTGACCCCGATGACGGGCCAGGAGTCCATCGCCTTCAACGTCGACGGGTCCTTCCCCCTCGCGATCCACGCCTGGATCGGCGAGCCGGGCGCGACCTCGGTCTCGGGCATGGCGCAGATCCGCGTCGTGGGCCCGAACGGCCTCGTCGCGATGGCCGAGCGCGTCCTGCGCTACGACGACGCGCGCGGAAACCTGGGCTACACGAACGACCGGTTCAACACGGTGTTCGACCCCACGAAGCTCGCGAAGGGCGCCTACAAGGCCGAGGTCGTGAACGACGGCACGGCTTCCCTCGGTCACACCCTCGTCACGTACGTCCGGTGATCCCATGACGAACCGCCACGTTCTTCTCGTGCTCGCCACCGTTTCCGCCCTCGCGCTCGCCGGCTGCACCGGCGCCGTCGTGGATCCCAAGGACGACGCCCTCTCGAAGCAGGGCGGCGCGAACGCGACCGCCCCCGCGACCGGCAATCTCACCGCGCCATCGCCCCCCGGCCCCGTCGCGCGCGCCCAGGTGTTCGAGACCGGCGGCGCGCTCCTCTACGCGACCCCGTTCGAGGGCGGAGACGGCCTCGTTCCCCGCGCGGTGACCGAGAACGTCTCGATCACGTTCTCCGCGAGCGAGTCCGAGAGTCCGGGCCGCGTCGCCTCGCTCACGGGCTACGCCTGGCGGTTCAGCGACGGCCGGACGCTCGAAGGCGTCACCGTCTCGCGGACGTTCGAGGCGGCGGGCGTCTACGAGGCCCGCCTCACGGCGACCGATTCGAATGGCCGGTCCGACAACATCACGCTCAAGCTCGGCGTCAATCCGGCCGTCGTGGCCGAGGTGTCGGTCGCGCGCGACATCGTCCCGCTCATGGCGGACCCCGCGATCGGGGCCGAGTTCGAGCTCGTGAACATGAAAACGCACGCGTTCGCGGTGAACGATTCCGTGCACGGCGTTCCCGCGAAGCTCGAGAAGCTCGTGATCCGGGTCGCGCCCGACCAGACGCCGACCGCGCTCGACCTGAACCTGCGGGCGCGCAACGAGACCGCGACCTTCGCATCGGCCTTCGGCGTCTCGCAGTCCGAGACGATCGTCCTCTCGTCCTTCCCCGTCGGGAAGCTTCTCGTGGACGTCGTGCTCAACCAGGGGGTCGCGGGCGGATACGTCCTCACGGTCGAGATCCATTACCGCCCGATCCACCCCGCGGTCGCCGCGCTCCTTGCGGGCGACGGACACGCCCACGCGCACTGATCAGCGCGCGCGTCGGGAAGCCGCGTAGACGAGCGGCAGGATGAGCGTCGCGTCGCCCTCGATGTTGACGAAGCGCGCCGTCTCCTTGAGCTTGCCCCAGGAGATCGCCTCCTCGAGGCG
This genomic interval carries:
- the hutH gene encoding histidine ammonia-lyase: MSRRIAVDGESLSIEDVVAVARAGAVPVLADAARRRLGASRAVVERFLGKGESSYGLTSGDKVGRVKVAVDALEEEGRVAYGITTGFGELARVHIPPSKVRELQLNLVRSHACGVGEPFADDVVRAVLLLRANALAKGLSGVRVAVVETLLGLLEKGVTPVVPSRGSLGASGDLVPLAHVALVLVGEGEARYRGETLPGAEALRRAGLAPLVLEAKEGLALINGTQFMAALLALSVADGLSLVRNAELAGAMSLEVLLGSERPFDPRVADARPHAGQRASAENLRKLVAGSPLIASHEGCHRVQDAYSLRCMPQVFGAVRGVLAHAREVLAVEMNSATDNPLVFPDGGDEVVSNGNFHGEPLALLASYLATAFSEIAAMSERRTARLVDPRLSEGLPAFLARDPGLSSGLMIPQYVAVALALETQANAFPAVLLNAPTSANQEDHNSNGLVGSLQARAALDRARLVVAIELVTAAEAADLRAPLALAPATGAAHAALRAVVPPLDRDRVLAHDLLAAARLVEDGSLVSAAEARTGPLH
- a CDS encoding PKD domain-containing protein; this translates as MTNRHVLLVLATVSALALAGCTGAVVDPKDDALSKQGGANATAPATGNLTAPSPPGPVARAQVFETGGALLYATPFEGGDGLVPRAVTENVSITFSASESESPGRVASLTGYAWRFSDGRTLEGVTVSRTFEAAGVYEARLTATDSNGRSDNITLKLGVNPAVVAEVSVARDIVPLMADPAIGAEFELVNMKTHAFAVNDSVHGVPAKLEKLVIRVAPDQTPTALDLNLRARNETATFASAFGVSQSETIVLSSFPVGKLLVDVVLNQGVAGGYVLTVEIHYRPIHPAVAALLAGDGHAHAH